The genomic DNA tgatcatggatgaaGCTAAGGAGGAGaagcttgtagctgagcttgaacctgaggaacttgtagctgagcttgaacccgaggagcttgtagcggaggaaccattgcttgtatctgaaggaccaatgactagagcaaaagctaagaagctaagaaatgtactaaatgggcttattcaagaaGCTAAGAAGCTAAGGAGGAGaagcttgtagctgagcttgaacctgaggaacttgtagctgagcttgaacccgaggagcttgtagcggagaaaccattgcttgtacctgaaggaccaatgactagagcaaaaggTAAGAAGCTAATGAATGCACTAAATGAGCTTATTCAAGAgtttatggccaaagagagcatgggaaaaactattggggatgatacctatctagtctagcccactttgagcctaattcaagtccaagaaaccccaaaataatcactttattttgtggtgaaAGTgggatgacgaaaatggagttcaactcaccttgggatgGACACCTTTGGAAGAATACATTGGGAAGAAAAACTTCAAGtcttgggtcttcattcaacaatctatatttaatgtcttttagtttcaagaataattaatacttgactttgttaccaagtttcttatcactatataaactcatgtaatctcatttgagaataatcaatcaattttccttttcattttaagagtttatctctctgttctttgtctagaacatttctttgtttcttggtgtgtaatatccaagtaacagcctcctcttgttggactagtgtgtcatatctagcagcgattggagttgggaatatcagcagtcttccgcaactgttgtgcaacccctcaatccatcaaatctccttTGTTGCatcttgcaccttggcgagtttctatcctttttaaTCAGGCTGAatgatcctcgaatttgggcgtatcattagtggtatcagagctactCAACCGGTATTTGTCTGTTTATCTTCTCATCTTTCATTTctaaatacttcttcttcttctttctatcttaaATCCGGGCCATCTCCTTACCTAAACCAGTtctatttaaaagaaaaaaaaaaatctaatacaaaaaaaaaaaaaaaattgcttttgaTGATCTTCTGAATTCTTCAATCCAAGACTGCGTGAGTCTCTTTTACAGAGAAGATCCCACAAGCCCTCCTTCGAAATCTAACATCTagaatcaaaattaattaattggaTTGAAAGGGAAATTTGGGTGGAATGAGTCAGCTCCTTCGAAATCGAGCATCCCTTTTGTACCCAATTTCGCTTTAAATCAAAACCATTGAAGGATCAACTACTCATTCGTGCTTTGTCGGAGGCCCTACTATTGTTCTTTGTGAGGACCTTTCATCTTAAATAATGCAACTTATGGCTTTTATCTGGTATCTGCTAGCAATTTTTACTGATATCTAAAACAAAGATGCCTTTTATAAAACTTAAGTGCTACAAGTTAGAAGTAGTGTTGGTCCCGGCTCACTTATTTTTGGGACCTTgtgctcaattttttttttccagaaaactAGGGTTATATTTGcaacatttcaaattttaggatcatgaattataaaatatctaaaatataggGCCCTAAACCTTAAAGAAAAAGTCACAAAAATCTGGAGACATGGTGCTTTTGCACCGTCTGCACTGCCTCTAAGCCGGGCCTCACAATATAGAAATTTGTTATTATCTCCTCTGTTCCTAGCTTTTAAGTGTTTGtgagttttctttttacttGCGCAAAAAGATGGAAAGGTTTTGCCTCTGTGGACTTCCAAAAGGAGGTTAATCTATCTGTAGAGAGGAGGTCCTTCCGGAGCTTCCTAAACCACATTTGAGACAGGGGTAATACTATTGTTACATTCAACTTTGGAGCTGCCAAGAAAGATTGAAGTAAGGTTCCTTCTTCTTGGCTCAGTATTATCAGTGTCACATAGCAAATGTGTTAATTCTCCAAGTGATTGTTGTTGGTGCTAAAAACTCATGTTACAATGACCATTATGCTAGCTAAATTGTGTCACCAAGTGATGGTTGTTGGTGCTGATACAATCCATGTCTCTGCTCTCTCTCGATAAACTCAAGTTCTTGTTTCTGTGACTTTGTCCATAAATAAAAGTGATTtctatcttttattttgatgtttCTCTTACTTAACTAATTGAAATATAATATGGGACATCTGGCTTGTAGGAAGTTGTTGGGTGCTTTACTGCTATGGATACTTCTGCCTTTAAGACTTTCTGGCCAAATGCTGTCGGTAGGTGTGGACTCTTATAATGGatcttaaacactaaaacaaCACATCTTCTACAGATCAGTTGCGGGACAAGCGATTTCCAGAGGTgattatttgttgattttattacttgtctttcttttagtttcttctgGAGGAAGGTGCTCTGATCTTCCATTTTGATGgagttgtgtgtgtgtgtatttccaaaaatagacacaTTAGGTAAGTTTTCAAGgaagatagtttttttttacgttaCTCAAAATAGACTAACTTTTTCTCACGTTTAGTTGCATCGTATAAAAATTACATGATTTTGTTGTTTAGAATAtaagattgatgaagaaatggAAGAGATGGGTAAGATGATGATCAAACATTGTGGAGGTCTACCATTGGCTGTTAAGGTGCTAGGCGGGTTGTTAGCTGCCCATTACATGTTAAGTGAGTGGAAAAGGATATATGAGAATATTAAATCTCACATCGTTGGAGGATATGAAGACATCGATGGCAGTAATATCAGTTCGGTCTATCATCTATTGTCTATGATCTTTGAAGAGCTGCCACTTTATTTGAAGCAATTCTTTCTCTACTTTGCCCATTTTCCAGAAGATTATCCAATACGTGTTTGGGATTTGGCCTATTTCTGGACAGTAGAAGGAATACCAAGGCTAAGGTATTACGATGGAGCGACAATTCGAGAGGTTGCAAATGGATACATAGAAGAATTGGTGGAGAGAAATATGGTTATGTCGAAACGAGATGTTGGTACTTGGAAGTTTGAAACGTGTCACCTACATGACATGATGAGAGAAGTTTGTCTGCGTAAAGCTAAAGAAGAGAATTTTGTACATATTGCAAACTCTCAGTCTCCTTGTACATCTCGCAGAATAGCAATACACCAGCTTGATACTTATCACTCGAAGTGCAAGATTCAGAATCCCAAACTTAGATCTCTCTTGATTATGAAAGAGCAATTCAGTGATATAAAATGGATGGCATCAGGTTTATGTTTCACTAAGCTACATTTGATGAGGGTTTTAGATCTCTCTTATGTGAAGTTTGAATTGTATAAATGTTTTAGTGGGAAGAGAGTGGTTTTCTCGGTGGGTGGGTTTCCTCAGTTGCAAAAGCTTCAAATAGGGGGATTAGATAATTGGGAAGAGTGGATAGTGGAAGAAGGTTCCATGCCACTTCTTCATTCTCTGAATATTCAGGTTTTTCCAAAGTTAAAAGAGCTTCCTGATGGACTGTGGTTCATCGATTCCTTAAAGGAATTAAGAATCTACACAGATCATTTGGAGTTTAAGGAGAAATTGtcagaaaaaggagaaaattatTACAAAGTCCAACACGTTCCTTATGTTACCTACAATGAATACAATGAAGTGGGCTCCGGGCAATTACCTACcagtaaaatattatttttcaagatCTTAACATAATCAACCAAACATATCTAGGGAAAGGGGTGACTAGGTGAGGCATGTTATTCTTGATCTCCTGCGCAGTTTTGTTCAGTGAGTTTC from Camelina sativa cultivar DH55 chromosome 7, Cs, whole genome shotgun sequence includes the following:
- the LOC104700766 gene encoding probable disease resistance protein At1g59620 isoform X1; its protein translation is MELCVCVFPKIDTLEYKIDEEMEEMGKMMIKHCGGLPLAVKVLGGLLAAHYMLSEWKRIYENIKSHIVGGYEDIDGSNISSVYHLLSMIFEELPLYLKQFFLYFAHFPEDYPIRVWDLAYFWTVEGIPRLRYYDGATIREVANGYIEELVERNMVMSKRDVGTWKFETCHLHDMMREVCLRKAKEENFVHIANSQSPCTSRRIAIHQLDTYHSKCKIQNPKLRSLLIMKEQFSDIKWMASGLCFTKLHLMRVLDLSYVKFELYKCFSGKRVVFSVGGFPQLQKLQIGGLDNWEEWIVEEGSMPLLHSLNIQVFPKLKELPDGLWFIDSLKELRIYTDHLEFKEKLSEKGENYYKVQHVPYVTYNEYNEVGSGQLPTSKILFFKILT
- the LOC104700766 gene encoding probable disease resistance protein At1g59620 isoform X2, giving the protein MEEMGKMMIKHCGGLPLAVKVLGGLLAAHYMLSEWKRIYENIKSHIVGGYEDIDGSNISSVYHLLSMIFEELPLYLKQFFLYFAHFPEDYPIRVWDLAYFWTVEGIPRLRYYDGATIREVANGYIEELVERNMVMSKRDVGTWKFETCHLHDMMREVCLRKAKEENFVHIANSQSPCTSRRIAIHQLDTYHSKCKIQNPKLRSLLIMKEQFSDIKWMASGLCFTKLHLMRVLDLSYVKFELYKCFSGKRVVFSVGGFPQLQKLQIGGLDNWEEWIVEEGSMPLLHSLNIQVFPKLKELPDGLWFIDSLKELRIYTDHLEFKEKLSEKGENYYKVQHVPYVTYNEYNEVGSGQLPTSKILFFKILT